A genomic window from Fusarium oxysporum Fo47 chromosome VIII, complete sequence includes:
- a CDS encoding WD40-repeat-containing domain protein, giving the protein MAKRKRQAIAQSEPASEPSIKKKAKGAQVLKEKPVKAKTSALKKSTTPATASNAPETIQIVVGSYDRILHGLTVTVGGKEKAEFADTFLFNAHTSAIRCVAASPISAPVPGQTQKVMLASGSTDERVNVYNLSAHPPSRKNQEILAKVAPRPILENPKNREVGTLLHHSSTVTSLCFPTRSKLLSSSEDSTIAVTRTRDWSLLSNIKAPIPKPQGRPSGDTAPFGGTPSGVNDFAIHPSMKLMISVSKGERSMRLWNLVTGKKAGVLNFSKDMLQEAGEGKHSTGEGRRVVWGSVDGADEFAVGFDRDIVAFGMDSVPKCRIMGSIRTKVHQFFYVALDKEGDATLLAVATEDGRILFFSTKESDLTQPESEDKKLPTAKLMGQIGGKAGGVEGRIKDFVVVPSAEDASTLYVAGGSSDGRVRVWRVGVPELQGSVKAEEAKGELLGMYETQNRITCMTAFMMIPRPEGAEESEDELEDEEEEESDSDEE; this is encoded by the coding sequence ATGGCCAAACGTAAGAGACAAGCTATCGCTCAAAGCGAGCCTGCTTCTGAGCCCtcgatcaagaagaaggcaaaggGTGCTCAAGTTCTTAAGGAAAAGCCTGTAAAGGCAAAGACTTCAGCGCTGAAGAAGTCTACTACTCCTGCGACCGCTTCGAATGCGCCCGAGACCATCCAGATCGTTGTCGGCTCCTACGACCGAATTCTTCACGGATTGACAGTGACGGTTGGCGGAAAGGAGAAGGCTGAATTCGCTGACACATTTCTCTTCAATGCCCATACCTCGGCGATTCGTTGCGTCGCTGCGTCGCCGATCTCAGCGCCGGTTCCTGGGCAGACACAAAAGGTCATGCTTGCCTCTGGTAGCACTGACGAGCGCGTGAATGTTTACAACTTGTCGGCGCATCCCCCCAGCCGAAAGAACCAGGAGATTCTGGCCAAGGTTGCTCCCCGACCGATTCTCGAGAACCCCAAGAATCGAGAGGTTGGCACCCTGCTTCATCACTCTTCGACTGTGACATCTCTATGTTTCCCTACACGATCAAAGTTACTATCATCGAGCGAAGACTCTACAATTGCGGTCACCCGAACACGAGATTGGTCTTTACTCAGCAACATCAAGGCACCTATTCCTAAGCCTCAAGGCCGTCCCAGCGGCGACACAGCGCCTTTCGGTGGTACACCTTCTGGCGTCAATGATTTTGCCATCCACCCCAGTATGAAGCTTATGATTAGCGTCAGCAAGGGCGAGCGATCAATGCGATTGTGGAACTTGGTTACTGGAAAGAAGGCTGGAGTGTTAAACTTTAGCAAAGACATGCTGCAGGAGGCTGGCGAGGGAAAGCACTCTACTGGAGAGGGTCGAAGAGTTGTTTGGGGAAGCGTTGATGGAGCAGATGAGTTCGCGGTAGGATTTGATCGGGATATTGTGGCATTTGGCATGGACAGTGTGCCCAAATGCAGGATTATGGGATCAATTCGAACAAAGGTGCACCAGTTCTTCTATGTTGCACTGGACAAGGAAGGGGATGCGACACTATTGGCGGTTGCTACAGAGGATGGCCGCATCCTGTTCTTCTCGACCAAGGAATCGGACCTTACACAACCGGAGTCggaggacaagaagctccCGACAGCCAAGTTGATGGGTCAAATCGGCGGAAAAGCCGGCGGAGTTGAGGGCCGAATCAAGGACTTTGTGGTGGTGCCGAGTGCGGAGGATGCCTCGACGCTGTACGTGGCTGGCGGGAGCAGCGACGGACGGGTCCGGGTTTGGCGGGTGGGTGTACCGGAGCTGCAGGGTAGCGTCAAGGCAGAGGAGGCCAAGGGAGAGTTGTTGGGGATGTATGAGACGCAAAACAGAATCACATGCATGACGGCGTTTATGATGATACCCCGGCCAGAGGGAGCTGAGGAGagtgaggatgagctggaagatgaagaggaagaggagagtgaTAGCGATGAAGAGTAA
- a CDS encoding insulin-induced protein-domain-containing protein, which yields MADDGPPLIRPVPRRPFDLSLTTPTPPSENSSPPTPAPAPDPNIARFLQPTPEPASAGLSRPQSFMNLTSSTLFGIYSPTTSSSRDRVFADRDELDTPWGTGAQTPIKRPSIDDATFDFLKDRSHHIRRRSSIRVHEPAGPQKHSPSGGALVLRGLLLFVLGVGYGVLVTSRFHESDSLPPRATYNWGHLTFWGLAGVALGALFPWFDRVWENSFGDKGDEAVLETSASAKDDDPSTDWALAVRAIGAFVGIVFAIRKVAWASTLQVSLTLALVNPLLWWLIDRSKPGFLLSAAVGLAGSVVLLGVNPDMMPAPTQVPFRHLVNATMAADGDMPILGGLAQQKTLETGMWMLSVLFCSCVCFGNIGRRLTLGPSTTAKGRWAGVR from the exons ATGGCCGATGATGGTCCCCCTCTTATTCGTCCCGTCCCTCGAAGACCCTTCGATCTCAGTTTGACGACTCCTACACCACCAAGCGAGAACTCGTCTCCTCCAACTCCCGCGCCAGCTCCAGATCCCAATATTGCGCGCTTCCTACAACCAACTCCCGAGCCTGCGAGCGCAGGTCTTAGCAGGCCTCAATCATTCATGAATTTGACCTCCTCGACGCTCTTCGGAATCTACTCTCCCACAACGTCCTCTTCGCGCGACCGTGTCTTTGCCGATCGCGATGAACTCGATACACCTTGGGGAACAGGCGCTCAGACACCCATCAAGAGACCTAGCATCGACGACGCTACGTTTGATTTTCTGAAGGATCGATCACACCATATTCGTCGTCGGTCCTCAATTCGAGTTCATGAACCTGCTGGGCCTCAAAAGCATTCTCCATCTGGTGGTGCTCTAGTATTAAGAGGACTTTTGCTTTTCGTTCTCGGCGTGGGATATGGCGTATTAGTCACATCGCGCTTCCACGAGTCGGACAGTCTTCCGCCTCGTGCTACGTATAACTGGGGCCATTTGACGTTTTGGGGTCTTGCTGGCGTTGCACTGGGCGCGCTGTTCCCTTGGTTTGATAGAGTATGGGAGAATTCGTTCGGCGACAAGGGGGATGAAGCTGTGTTAGAAACCAGTGCTTCAGCGAAAGATGACGACCCAAGCACTGACTGGGCGCTTGCTGTTCGGGCTATCGGTGCCTTTGTCGGAATTGTCTTCGCGATT CGCAAAGTGGCCTGGGCGTCCACCCTTCAGGTGTCACTGACCTTGGCACTTGTCAATCCCCTCCTATGGTGGCTTATCGACCGCTCCAAGCCCGGTTTTCTGCTCTCAGCTGCGGTTGGACTCGCAGGGTCGGTTGTGCTCCTCGGCGTGAACCCAGATATGATGCCGGCGCCTACTCAAGTTCCGTTCAGGCATTTGGTTAATGCCACAATGGCAGCCGATGGAGATATGCCCATTCTCGGTGGACTCGCCCAGCAGAAGACACTCGAGACGGGCATGTGGATGTTGAGTGTGCTTTTCTGCAGCTGTGTTTGTTTTGGAAACATCGGTCGTCGACTTACCCTCGGGCCATCGACAACAGCCAAGGGGCGCTGGGCTGGAgtgagatga